TGCTTCCACTCCGCTCCCCTTGTCGCCATTGAATTATCTCACATTATACCGGGGGAGCTAAGTGAAATAATCTGTGGCAAGTCTGTCTACGCACCTGACATGATGCCAATGGGCATTATTACCTTCCATTGCGATTCCATCATCGATCCTTGTCGCCGGCATAAAGCAGCTGTCAAATCTCCAGTTGACAGCCACTTTCATTTCGATGCATTATTAAAATACAGGCAGTGGCAACATCCTGACATCTCCCCAAGGacctgcactgcgagaaaacgAGAGCAGCTTTCTCcgtttgaatatattttatttgtttaatttgaaaaaggTATGATATACATCGAATTAAGGGTAGAACCCATACGTTTCACAAACGTATAGAGCTTCAAAGAGGCATTCGTTATTAACGTAACCCCACGATCTATAATTGGCAAAGGAACCGCATAGGTCTTTGTAATACCCACTTGGTTGTTTTTTGGCCCAGGGAGTATATTTAGGGGGATCTCCATTTTTGGATAACACAAAATTATGGCCATTTCCCTGGGAATCAATTCCCACCCAAATGCAGTCTTGCCATCTCCCAGTGAAAGGCACTCCTATTGCCAACAGATGGGATGTGATTGTGATCTTTTCGAATTCAGAATCGAATACAAGCAGACTGCCTCCTAGCTTCCGACATTTCCGATCTGCCGTGTACCAGTTGACCTAGAAAAAGGAGAGAAAAGGATTGGAAAATATGTTAAGAATAAGTTCCTGATCGCAGTAACTACCTTATTTCTCGAGACAAAGATGCACTTTCCGGCAACAGGCGTAAACTCCGTTGGACATGTTAGCGCTTGCAGTTCGAAAAGCACTGCGAAAATGGTCAAAACAAATAGAACTCGCTTGTCCATGATTGCAAGTAACCTAAAGCTCCCCTTGGGTTGCCCTTTATATACCCAATCTTCTTCACTTTTATCAATTTAAAGTGATACTCAACTATATAatcctttttttattagtcaATCACTCATCAGTATATTACACtcagtttttatacccgttactcgtagagtaaaagggtatactagattcgttgaaaagtatgtaacaggcaaaaggaagcatttccgaccatataaagtatatatattcttgatcaggatcaatagccgagtcaaacgcccacaaaccgccaaacacTGTCAGTGTttaagactctccttcgcacttcaaatagctgagtaacgggtatcatatagtcggggaactcaactatagcgt
This genomic interval from Drosophila teissieri strain GT53w chromosome 3L, Prin_Dtei_1.1, whole genome shotgun sequence contains the following:
- the LOC122617710 gene encoding snaclec GPIB-binding protein subunit beta-like → MDKRVLFVLTIFAVLFELQALTCPTEFTPVAGKCIFVSRNKVNWYTADRKCRKLGGSLLVFDSEFEKITITSHLLAIGVPFTGRWQDCIWVGIDSQGNGHNFVLSKNGDPPKYTPWAKKQPSGYYKDLCGSFANYRSWGYVNNECLFEALYVCETYGFYP